One Nocardiopsis gilva YIM 90087 genomic window, TGCGCGCGCGTGAGCAGGTCATCGAGCAACCAGCTCAGTTCGCCAGGGGCGGTGCTCTGTGAGGTCATAGCTCTCTTGATCTGTGTTCGTCCGGGTGGGCGGCGGCCGGCGACTGCGACCGGACCAGCCCACACATGGCCCACCGAGAGGCTCCGTGTATACGGGGCTCCCATAAGCGTTGCCCAGATGATAGCCATTCGTAACACATGTGTCCGGTTCCCCAGGGTCAGCCGGGAGTGGCGCGTCGGCGAACGGAGTGGAGATCACCGGCCGCGTCGTAACGGTACCCATCCGTAAGGTGCCTCTACAGGGATCGGCCAGAGTTGGTCACAGGACTTGCGTTCGGCCCCCGCGCCAACAGCCGCCCCGCCCGCGCCCCCGCGGCGCAATGCCTCCCGCGTGTCGCGACGCAGGTGGCAGGATCAGGGCTGAAGGTCAGTCCACGATGAGGAAAACCAGAACGAGGGGATGAGGACGATGCGGGTGTGGATCGCCGGTGCCGGATTCGGCCGGGGCGCGTACTCGACGCGGACGACGCCCGGATTCCGGTGCTGGACCACGGGATCACGGTGGGCGACGGCGTGTTCGAGACGGTGAAGGGATCGGAGGGGAGCCGTTCGCCCTCAGCCGCCACCTGCGTCGGCTGGCCCGCTCGGCGACGGGTATCGGACTGCCCACCCCCGACCTCGACCTCGTCGCCGACGGCGTGCGTCAGGCGCTGGACGCCAATCCGGACGTGCCCTCGTCCCGGATCCGGATCACCGTGACCGGCGGGCCGGGGCCCCTCGGCTCCCACCGGACCGGGGGAGAGCTCACCTACATCGTCGCGATCGGGCCCTTCCCGCCCATCGCCGCCACGGACGACGTCGTGGTGGTGCCCTGGCGGCGCAACGAGCACGGCGCTCTGACGGGGATGAAGACGACCTCGTATGCCGAGAACGTGGTGGCCGTTGAGTACGCGCGCAAGCGGGGGGCGGGAGAGGCGATCTTCGCCAACACCGCGGGAAACCTGTGTGAGGGGACGGCCACCAATATCTTCGTGGTGCTCGGGGGGCGGTTGGTGACGCCGCCGCTGTCGGCCGGGCCGCTGGCCGGAATCACCCGGGAGCTGGTCCTGGAGTGGGCCGGGGGCGAGGAGACCGACGTGCCGATGTCGGCGCTGTCGGACATCACCGAGGCGTTCCTGACCTCCTCCGGCCGCGACGTGCAGGCGATCCGCGCGATCGACGGCCGGGTGCTGCCCGGGGCACCGGGTCCGGTGACGTCGAAGGTCATCGACGTGTTCACCGAGCGCAGCGCCTCCGACTTGGACCCGTGATGGCGACGGCCGGGCGGCTGACCAGGCGTCACGGCGGATCACCGCAGGTCAGAAGGTAAGGAAAATGCCGCGGCTGCGAAGAGCCGCGGCATTTTTCTACGAATCCTGCCCATTACGGGTTTTGGTCCCAGGCCGTGGGGTAAACCAGCGACCGGAAACCTGTCTGTATCTCCGTATTTTCGGGCATGGTGGGTCCTGCGGGTGTCGATCCGGTGACCATCGGTTGCCCGTACGGTCCGTGCCACACAGGGGACCCGGCGGGGTCAGGTGAATGCCGCGGCGCGACCGCGGCCGACGCCTCAGGAGTAGAGGTGCCGCTCGATCTCGGAGTCCAGGTCGATGTAGTCGCCCTCCTGGCCCGCAGGCACGATCTCGTACGTGCGGTGCAGGAATTCCGCCAGCGGCGCGACCGGAGCGTCGAACTCGGCCTGCCCGAAGGGGGAGGAGAGCGCGATGTTGATGGTGCGCTCGCCCTCGCCGCGGGCGGGCCAGACCTTCACGTCGCCCTCGCCGACGGGGCGCACGATGCCCACCGTCAGGAGTTCGCGGGCGAAGATCCACTCGACGGGCTCGTCCTCGCCCGTGTGGAAGGCCACCTTGATGGCGTAGGGGTCATCGGCGGTGTAGTCGAGCCGCGCGACCAGAGGGACCGCCGTGCGGTCGGGGACCACGAGCCGAAGGCCCAGCTCGGCGCTGGCAGTGGTGCCGCTACTGTTCATGTTCGCCGTACCTTTTCTCGTCCGGCCCCGCGAAGTGCGGGTCGGTTACCGTCACCCGCTCTAACGCGGCCGGTCCAGACCTATGACGCGGAAAACCGGGAAGAATTGTTCTCGGATCCGGAGGGGGCATCGTCGCCACAGCTTCTCCGATCCTCCGCCACTGTAATGAGCTGGGGAAACCAGGAATTTCCGGATGATCTGTGTGCCGCGTCACGCACGACGGGGGGTCGGGGTGGGCCCCGTGTCCGCCAAGCGTCCAGACTCCCCGCCGCAGAGGGGATTCCACGTTGTGCGTGCTCTGGGACGACCCGACGAACCGTGCAATGAGACGTCGATCACAGCGCCGGACCCCTCCTGGGGAGCGGATGGCGCGTCAACCACCCGTCGGATGCGCTAGAGTCTTACTTGTTCGCCCCGCAGGGCAAGGCGGGCCAACACAGCAGGGCGATTAGCTCAGTTGGCTAGAGCGCGTCGTTCACACCGACGAGGTCACTGGTTCGAGTCCAGTATCGCCCACTTGCTCAGGGCCGACTCCATTATTCAGGAGTCGGCCTTTTTCGTTGCGTATCGGCACGGTCCGCGCACCGCGCAGCGGCGGCCGCAGAGCGGCCCGTCCCCGCCGCGCGGCGACCGTTGATTCCGGCTGCGTCGCAGGTCAGGGCGGGTAGAGGGGGCGCGGGAGCCATGTCGGTCCGGGCGGCGGACCGAACGACAGGATGTCCGGATCTGGTTGGGGCAGTGCTCCGAATTCGTGCCGACCGAATCTCAAAACGGGGGAGAACCGCCCCCCGGGACACCTACTTGCGGAAGCGCGACAGCAGTCCGTGGGGTCCCATGTGCCGCCGCTTCGCCCGCAGAGCGCGGTCCGTTGCCTTGACGGCCCAGCGTCGGGCGAGGCGAAGGGGGCGCCGCGCCCACGGGAACTCGGTGGCGAGGATCGCCAGCCCCATGATGATCCCGCCGATTCCCGGGCCGGGAGTGACGCACATGATGATGCCCGCGATCAGGACGACGGTGCCGACGACACCGACGAGGATCTGCCAGGTCCAGTGCAGGGCAGGGTGAGAGTGCATGCGCATCCGCCAGATCCGCAGGCGGGTGCGGAATCTGCGCCACCGCTTCGATCTACGTCGCGGTGGCGCGGAAAGGGAGGATGTCGCCGGGTCCGGATCCTCTGTTCTGGTCACGGTGCTCGGGGAACTCGGAGACATGCGCTTACGATAGCCGCCCCCACTCGCTAGATCCGATGATGGATGGCCCTGGACCGGAAACTTTTACCAGAACCACGCCAGGGCCTGAATCGAGCACTCTCGGTTACATCCTGGGGTGAGTGGGCTGATTCCCGTTGGAGGAGGAGGTTGCGGTCGTTCCGCCGTCGTGATCGGGGTCGTAGCCGTAGATCCAGCCGGCGTTGGCCATCTCGGAGTCGGCGAGGATGCCGCGCCGCTCCTCGGGGGCGGCCTGCGCGAGGGCCAGCAGCGACGTGCAGATGCTGGTGTGCACCTCCTTGACGCGCTGACTGCGCACCGTCGCGTACTCGGCCAGCGACCCGCCCACGGTCAGCGCCGTCGCCCCGCGCAGCCGGTCGGCCAGCACGATGGCGTCCTCCACCGCCAGGTTGGTGCCCTGGGCGAAGAACGGGAGGGTCGGATGCGCGGCGTCGCCCATCAACGCGATCCGGTCGGAGTGCCACACCGGCACCGCGGCGCGCTCCTGCAGCCCCCAGGCGCCGATCCACTCGGCCGCGGACAGCAGCGCGTGCACGTCGGAGTCCCAGCCGTGCAGCGCGCGCCCGAGGTCATCGATCCGCCCGGCGGCCGTCCACGACTCCGGATGGGGTTCCGCGGTCGGGATCAGCGCGTTGAAGCTGACCGTCTTCCCGCCCGAGACCGGGTAGCAGGAGAAGTACCGGTCCGATCCCATCCACACCCGCATCCGAGGCTCCGCCAGGTGCCCGGGGACGCGGTCCGACCGGATCAGGCCGCGGTAGATCACCCGCATTCCCGGATGTTGCCGCTCTTCGTTGAGCAGTGAGCGGATGATGGAGTGCACGCCGTCGGCGCCGATGGCGACGTCGCCGTTGACCTCCTGCCCGTCGGCACACCGCAGGGTCACCACGTCGCTGTTCTCCAGCACGTCGGTGACGTAGCGCCCGCGCCGGACACAATCGGGCGGAGCGGCATCCAGCAGGATGCCGTGCAGGTCGGAACGGAGCATGGTGTAGAAGGGGGCGCCGAAGCGCTTCTCGAACTCCGCGCCCATGGGGATGGAGTGCAGCAGCGTGCCGTCGGCCCAGTGGAGCATGTCCCGACTCTCCAGGGGCACGCCCACCTCGGCGAGCTCCGCGCCCAAGCCCAGCCGCAGCAGCGGGCGGGCGGCGTTCGGTGCCAGCTGCAGGCCCCCGCCTACCGGCGTGACCTCCTGTGTCTGCTCCAGTAGGACGGTCTCCACTCCGCTGTCGCGCAGAGCGGACGCCAGCGTCACCCCCGCGATGCCGGCGCCCACGACGACGATCCGCACGGAACCTCCTCGAGTTGTTCGACCCCACCCCGTGTAACTCCCCGGCTTGGGTTCCTACCCCGGCATCGCCGCGACGGCACCCTCGACTCCCCACTGTTCGTCGGGCAGCGGCTGCGAGCGCGGCTGTGCCCGCCTACGGATCGAGCGGGAACCCCTACGCCAGTAAGTACTATGAGGGGAGTCGGAGACCGTCCCTGGGCCAGGCTGACGTCGGCAAGGTCCGGCGGCGCTCCGACTCGTTCTTATTCGCGTTGCAACATCCCCGATGTGCTCTGAAGGAGTCACTGTGTCTGCCGTGCCTGAGCTGCGTGTCACCCTCGACGGAACCGAGCGTGTGGTGGCGGCCCGGACGACGGCCGGGCAGGCGCTGGACGCCGATGGGCGCACCGTGATCGCCGCCCGCGTCAACGGCGAGCTGCGCGACCTCTACCGCGAGCTGGCCGACGGCGACGTCGTCGAGCCGGTCGCCATCGACTCCGAGGACGGCCGCGCCATCCTGCGGCACTCCACCGCGCACGTGCTGGCGCAGGCGGTGCAGGAGCTGTTTCCCGAGGCCAAGCTGGGCATCGGCCCGCCCGTGGACAACGGCTTCTACTACGACTTCGACGTCGACGAGCCGTTCACCCCTGCTGATCTGAAGAACATCGAGAAGAAGATGCAGCAGATCATCAAGCAGGGCCAGCGCTTCGACCGCCGCGCCGTGAGTGATGAGGAGGCGCGCGCCGAGCTGTCCACGGAGCCGTACAAGCTGGAGCTCATCGGCCTCAAGGGCGGCGCGGGCGACGCCGCCGAGGGCGCGGGCGTCGAGGTCGGCGGAGACGGGCTGACCATCTACGACAACGTGCACCCGCGCACCGGGGAGCTGTGCTGGAAGGACCTCTGCCGCGGCCCGCACCTGCCGACCACCAAGGTCATCCCGGCGTTCAAGCTCATGCGTTCGGCGGCGGCCTACTGGCGCGGCAGCGAGCTCAACCCGCAGCTGCAGCGCATCTACGGCACCGCCTGGGAGACGAAGGACAAGCTCAAGGAGTACATCACCTTCCTGGAGGAAGCCGAGAAGCGCGACCACCGCAAGCTCGGTGCGGAGCTCGACCTGTTCTCCTTCCCCGACGAGCTGGGCTCGGGCCTGGCCGTGTTCCACCCCAAGGGCGGTGTGATCCGCAAGGAGATGGAGCAGTACTCGCGGCGCCGCCACGAGGAGGCGGGCTACGAGTTCGTCAACACCCCGCACATCACCAAGGCGAAGCTGTTCGAGACGTCGGGGCACCTGCCGAACTACGCCGACGCGATGTTCCCGCCCATGCAGTTCGACGGCCAGGACTACTACCTGAAGGCCATGAACTGCCCGATCCACAACCTGATCTTCCGGGCGCGCGGAAGGTCCTACCGCGAGCTGCCGCTGCGGCTGTTCGAGTTCGGCACGGTGTACCGGTACGAGAAGTCGGGTGTCGTGCACGGCCTGACCCGGGCGCGCGGCTTCACCCAGGACGACTCGCACATCTACTGCACCAAGGAGCAGATGCCGGGTGAACTCGACACCCTGCTCACCTTCGTGCTCGACCTACTCCGCGACTACGGGCTGAGCGACTTCTACCTGGAGCTGTCCACCCGCGGCGAGTCCGACAAGTTCATCGGTGAGCCGGAGGAGTGGGAAGAGGCCACCGAGATCCTGCGGCAGGCCGCCGAGAAGCAGAACCTGGAACTGATCATGGACCCGGGCGGCGCGGCCTACTACGGACCGAAGATCTCGGTCCAGGCCAAGGACGCCATCGGCCGTACGTGGCAGATGTCCACGCTCCAGGTCGACTTCCAGCAGCCCAAGCGGTTCGAGCTGGAGTACACCGCGGCCGACGGCTCGCGCCAGCGGCCGGTCATGATCCACCGCGCTCTCTTCGGCTCGATCGAGCGGTTCTTCGGAGTCCTGCTGGAGCACTACGCGGGCGCCTTCCCGGCCTGGCTCGCCCCGGTCCAGGCTGTCGGTATCCCGATCGCCGACGAGCACGTGCCTTACCTGGAGAAGGTCGCCGAGAAGCTGCGCGCCGAGGGCATCCGCGTGGAGGTCGACTCCAGCGACGACCGGATGCAGAAGAAGATCCGCAACGCCCAGAAGCAGAAGGTCCCCTTCATGCTCCTGGCAGGCGACGAGGACGTCAGCAAGGGCGCGGTGTCCTTCCGCTACCGCGACGGGTCGCAGAACAACGGCGTTGCCGTCGACGATGCGGTCGCTGAGATCCTGGCCGCTGTCCGCGAGCGCAAGTAGGCCGTGGCACGTAGCGGATAAGAACAAATAAGAGAGAACGAGGGGGCGCGCCACCGACCGAGCGCGCCCCCTCTTCCCAACCCTGAACGGAGATCCCCGTATCCGTTCAGAGGAGTCCTGTGGTGTGCAGAGGCCTGCACCGGCGTCGGAATAGTCCTCGCTCGACCTTCCACATAATCAGTTCGAGCAGGAATCTCCGGTCGAATTTGGACCGCCAGATAATGTCTCCGTCTTTGTTGACGATCTGGCAGTAGTAGCAGCCCTCTTGCTCGTCATCGGGGTACCAGGAGAATTCTCCTCCTTGCCACACTTCCAGTCGGCCGGACTCGGGGATGTCCGACTTCTTCATGATGATGTGTGTCCCGGTCATTGCAACCACCGGAAATAGCGGTGGAGGTGCATACCGGTGACGTAGGGGCGCACCGAGCTTGTGTTCCTCAGCCGAGTGCGGATCATGACCCGTCACCTCCTTTCGCTGACCTCTGCGGGCGTGGAACAAGCATCGCGCCACAAGCGGTGACCTTCCTCTATCGCCACAGATCCATAGCATCTTCGAGACTCCGTGGAATCTTGGAGACCAGCAGAGCATCCTGTGGACATGGCAGAAAAAGTTGATGCGGTCTGGGCTCAGTGGGGCGCAGAGCTGCGCCGTATTCGTTCTCTAGCTGGGAAAACGCAAGCGCAGCTCGCTCGGGACGCACCCCTCAGTAGGCAGCAAGTGAGTGCTCTCGAGAAGGGGACGAGAACCCCAAAGCGGGAGTATGCCGAAGAGTTGGACAGGGCGCTTGCCACAGGGGGTGCTCTCACTGCACTCTGGGATGAGATCAGTGACACGAAGGATGTCCCTGATCATCTGAAAAGTATTCTGAAAGTCGAGCGCCAGGCCGCTGAGATCCGGGAGTATCAGTCCGTAGTTGTCCCTGGGCTGCTTCAGACAGAGGACTATGCTCGTGCCATCCTGGGGCCGCGATACATGAGGCGAACCCCAGAGCAGCTCCAGCAGCTGGTCAAGGCTCGCACGAGTCGGTTGCCCGCGATTGTGTCGTCTGGGCCCCTCCTGTGGTTCGTTGTGCGCTCTCCCGTCATGCGGTGTCCTGTGGGAGGGGATGAGATCCTGAAGAGGCAGCTTGAGCGCATCATCGATCTTTCGGAAAAGGGTGAGATCGAGTTCCAGATACTTCCGGACTCCCGCACTGGTGCAGGTTTCCATCCTCCGTTTCGTGTCAGCACGATGCCCGATGGAAAGACTGTCGGGTACGCGGAACATGCCATGGGTGGCTTGACGTTCGACAAAATGAAGCGTGTTGCCGTACTGCAAGCAGCGTTCGGTGCCTTGCAGGCGGACGCGCTTTCCCCTGACGATTCGATAGCAATGATCTACAAGATCAAAGGAGGCCTCTAAGATGGGGTGCTGGCGTAAGTCCAGCTACAGCGACACTTCGGGTGGCAACTGCCTTGAGGTCGCCTCTTGGCATACCTCCAGATACACGGATGGCGGCCTGGGGCAGAACTGCGTTGAGGTTGCAGAGGGGAGAGTTACTGCGATTCGGGATACCTGGTATCGCGAGCATGGATTCCTTGAGTTCCCAGCGCGCGAGTTCATCTCCCTTGTGAAGGCCGTGCGTCAGGAATCGCTTTAGTCAACACAGACACCAGTCTACCTAACAACCGTTTGGTAGTCTGGTTGTCATGGAGCACAGGACATCGGCACCCGTATCTGTCTCCACTCACGGGCTACTGCGTGGCCGGACTGCCGTAGTCACCGCAGCGGCCGGGGCCGGCATAGGCGGCGCCACAGCACGTCGGATGCTCGATGAAGGGGCCCGCGTCCTCATCAGTGACGCCCACGAACGTCGGCTGAAGGATGCTGAGGCAGCGCTCGCCGCAGACTTCGGGCCGGGTGCCGTCGCCTCCGTCCCCTGCGATGTCACCGTCGAAGACCAGGTGGCGGCCATGTTCGACGCCGCCTGCGGTCGGTTCGGCCGCGTCGACATCGTGGTCAACAACGCCGGGCTCGGCGGCACCGCCAAGCTCGTCGACATGACCGACCACCAGTGGGACCGCGTGCTCGATGTCACCCTGAACGGCACGATGCGCTGCACCCGTGCCGCCCTCCGCCTCATGACCGCCAACGGCGGCGGAACCATCATCAACAACGCCTCCGTGGCCGGTTGGCGCGCGCAGGAAGGGCAAGCGCACTACGCCGCCGCCAAAGCCGGGGTCATGGCTCTGACCAGGTGCGCCGCGATCGAGGCGGCGCCGCACGGGGTGCGGATCAACGCCGTCGCCCCCAGCCTGGCCATGCATCCGCATCTGGCGAAGGTGACATCCGAAGAGCTGCTCGCCGAGCTGACCACCCGGGAGGTGTTCGGCCGATACGCCGAACCGTGGGAGATCGCAAACGTTATCGTCTTCCTGGCCAGCGATTACTCCTCCTACATGACGGGAGAAGTGGTCTCGGTATCGAGTCAGAGAGCATGAAGACGCAATGAGCCCACGGCGACGCGACGCCGACAGCACGGCCACGGCACGCACCCAGCGACGGGCGGAACTGCTCGGCATAGCCGCCGACATCTTCGCCGAGCAGGGGTACGCCGCCACGACGATCCGGGAGGTGGCCGACGCGGCGGGCATGCTCGCCGGAAGCCTCTACTACCACTTCGACTCCAAGGAGTCGATGGCCGACGAAATCCTCTCCACCTTCCTCACCGAGCTGTGGGAGTCCTACGACCGGATCCTCGCCGAGGACAAAGGCGCCCGGGAGACCCTGGAAGCGCTCGTCGCAGCGTCGTTCACCGCCATCGACGCGCACCGGCCGGCCGTGGTCCTCTACCAGAACGAATCCAAGCACCTGGCGCAGAGCCCTCGGTTCGCCTACCTGAACGAATCCCGGACCCGCTTCCGCGACATGTGGGTCGAACTACTGGAGCGGGGCGTCCGCGAGGGCGCGTTCCGCGCCGACATGGACGTGCCCCTGGCCTACCGGTTCATCCGCGACACCGTGTGGGTCGCGGCGAACTGGTACGCGCCGGGCGGGCGCCTGTCCGCCGACATGGTCGCCAAGCAGTACCTGACGATGATCCTGGAGGGTATCCAACCCCACCCCTCCTGACTACTGAGGCTTCACCGGCGATGTCGCCGGTGCCTCCGTTGATCTCGGCGATATCGACCGAATTTCGCCGCGAATTCGGTCGATATCGCCGAGATCAACGGAGGAGCAGGAGTATTAACTCTGCCGCCGAACCCAGTCAGCACCCGCGTGAGGAGAGTGTCCGCCGATGGCCGAGGCTTTCATCGTCGACGCGGTGCGTTCCCCTGTCACCAGGCGAGGCGGCGGACTGTCCGGCGTGCACCCGGCCGATCTGGGCGCGCACGTCCTCACCGCGCTCATGGAACGCACGGGCGCCGACCCCGCCGCCGTCGATGACGTCATCCTCGGCTGCGTCGACACCATCGGTCCCCAGGCCGGGGACATCGCCCGCACCTGCTGGCTCGCCGCCGGATTGCCGGAGGAGGTGCCGGGCGTCACCGTCGATCGGCAGTGCGGCTCCTCGCAGCAGGCGGTGCACTTCGCTGCGCAGGCGGTGCTGTCCGGGACCGCCGACCTGGTCGTCGCGGGCGGGGTGCAGAACATGTCGCAGGTCCCCATCGGCTCCGCGATGACCGCCGCCGAAGGGCTCGGATCCACCGAGGGACCCTTCGCCGGTTCCGAGGGCTGGCGGCGCCGGTACGGCACGCAGGAGGTGTCGCAGTTCCGCGGTGCCGAGATGATCGCGCAGCAGTGGGGCATCACCCGCGACGCCATGGAGGAGTTCGCCCTGGGCTCGCACCAGCGGGCGATCCACGCCATCGACTCCGGCCGCTTCGACCGCGAGACGGCGCCCCTCGGCGACGTCACAACCGACGAGGGGCCGCGGCGCGGGACGACCCGACAGGCGATGGCCGGACTGCGCCCGCTTGTCGACGGCGGGCGGCTCACCGCAGCGCTCGCATCGCAGATCTCCGACGGCGCCGCGGCGCTGCTAATCGCCTCCGAGCGGGCTGTGGCCACGCACGGGCTCACCCCGAGGGCGCGGATCCACCACCTGTCGGCGCGCGGTGAGGACCCGGTGCGCATGCTGTC contains:
- a CDS encoding SsgA family sporulation/cell division regulator, whose translation is MNSSGTTASAELGLRLVVPDRTAVPLVARLDYTADDPYAIKVAFHTGEDEPVEWIFARELLTVGIVRPVGEGDVKVWPARGEGERTINIALSSPFGQAEFDAPVAPLAEFLHRTYEIVPAGQEGDYIDLDSEIERHLYS
- a CDS encoding PGPGW domain-containing protein; translated protein: MRMHSHPALHWTWQILVGVVGTVVLIAGIIMCVTPGPGIGGIIMGLAILATEFPWARRPLRLARRWAVKATDRALRAKRRHMGPHGLLSRFRK
- a CDS encoding FAD-dependent monooxygenase — protein: MRIVVVGAGIAGVTLASALRDSGVETVLLEQTQEVTPVGGGLQLAPNAARPLLRLGLGAELAEVGVPLESRDMLHWADGTLLHSIPMGAEFEKRFGAPFYTMLRSDLHGILLDAAPPDCVRRGRYVTDVLENSDVVTLRCADGQEVNGDVAIGADGVHSIIRSLLNEERQHPGMRVIYRGLIRSDRVPGHLAEPRMRVWMGSDRYFSCYPVSGGKTVSFNALIPTAEPHPESWTAAGRIDDLGRALHGWDSDVHALLSAAEWIGAWGLQERAAVPVWHSDRIALMGDAAHPTLPFFAQGTNLAVEDAIVLADRLRGATALTVGGSLAEYATVRSQRVKEVHTSICTSLLALAQAAPEERRGILADSEMANAGWIYGYDPDHDGGTTATSSSNGNQPTHPRM
- the thrS gene encoding threonine--tRNA ligase, with protein sequence MSAVPELRVTLDGTERVVAARTTAGQALDADGRTVIAARVNGELRDLYRELADGDVVEPVAIDSEDGRAILRHSTAHVLAQAVQELFPEAKLGIGPPVDNGFYYDFDVDEPFTPADLKNIEKKMQQIIKQGQRFDRRAVSDEEARAELSTEPYKLELIGLKGGAGDAAEGAGVEVGGDGLTIYDNVHPRTGELCWKDLCRGPHLPTTKVIPAFKLMRSAAAYWRGSELNPQLQRIYGTAWETKDKLKEYITFLEEAEKRDHRKLGAELDLFSFPDELGSGLAVFHPKGGVIRKEMEQYSRRRHEEAGYEFVNTPHITKAKLFETSGHLPNYADAMFPPMQFDGQDYYLKAMNCPIHNLIFRARGRSYRELPLRLFEFGTVYRYEKSGVVHGLTRARGFTQDDSHIYCTKEQMPGELDTLLTFVLDLLRDYGLSDFYLELSTRGESDKFIGEPEEWEEATEILRQAAEKQNLELIMDPGGAAYYGPKISVQAKDAIGRTWQMSTLQVDFQQPKRFELEYTAADGSRQRPVMIHRALFGSIERFFGVLLEHYAGAFPAWLAPVQAVGIPIADEHVPYLEKVAEKLRAEGIRVEVDSSDDRMQKKIRNAQKQKVPFMLLAGDEDVSKGAVSFRYRDGSQNNGVAVDDAVAEILAAVRERK
- a CDS encoding helix-turn-helix domain-containing protein; its protein translation is MAEKVDAVWAQWGAELRRIRSLAGKTQAQLARDAPLSRQQVSALEKGTRTPKREYAEELDRALATGGALTALWDEISDTKDVPDHLKSILKVERQAAEIREYQSVVVPGLLQTEDYARAILGPRYMRRTPEQLQQLVKARTSRLPAIVSSGPLLWFVVRSPVMRCPVGGDEILKRQLERIIDLSEKGEIEFQILPDSRTGAGFHPPFRVSTMPDGKTVGYAEHAMGGLTFDKMKRVAVLQAAFGALQADALSPDDSIAMIYKIKGGL
- a CDS encoding DUF397 domain-containing protein produces the protein MGCWRKSSYSDTSGGNCLEVASWHTSRYTDGGLGQNCVEVAEGRVTAIRDTWYREHGFLEFPAREFISLVKAVRQESL
- a CDS encoding SDR family oxidoreductase is translated as MEHRTSAPVSVSTHGLLRGRTAVVTAAAGAGIGGATARRMLDEGARVLISDAHERRLKDAEAALAADFGPGAVASVPCDVTVEDQVAAMFDAACGRFGRVDIVVNNAGLGGTAKLVDMTDHQWDRVLDVTLNGTMRCTRAALRLMTANGGGTIINNASVAGWRAQEGQAHYAAAKAGVMALTRCAAIEAAPHGVRINAVAPSLAMHPHLAKVTSEELLAELTTREVFGRYAEPWEIANVIVFLASDYSSYMTGEVVSVSSQRA
- a CDS encoding TetR/AcrR family transcriptional regulator, with the protein product MSPRRRDADSTATARTQRRAELLGIAADIFAEQGYAATTIREVADAAGMLAGSLYYHFDSKESMADEILSTFLTELWESYDRILAEDKGARETLEALVAASFTAIDAHRPAVVLYQNESKHLAQSPRFAYLNESRTRFRDMWVELLERGVREGAFRADMDVPLAYRFIRDTVWVAANWYAPGGRLSADMVAKQYLTMILEGIQPHPS
- a CDS encoding acetyl-CoA C-acetyltransferase → MAEAFIVDAVRSPVTRRGGGLSGVHPADLGAHVLTALMERTGADPAAVDDVILGCVDTIGPQAGDIARTCWLAAGLPEEVPGVTVDRQCGSSQQAVHFAAQAVLSGTADLVVAGGVQNMSQVPIGSAMTAAEGLGSTEGPFAGSEGWRRRYGTQEVSQFRGAEMIAQQWGITRDAMEEFALGSHQRAIHAIDSGRFDRETAPLGDVTTDEGPRRGTTRQAMAGLRPLVDGGRLTAALASQISDGAAALLIASERAVATHGLTPRARIHHLSARGEDPVRMLSAPIPATAHALRRTGMRIGDLDVLEVNEAFASVVLAWLKETGADPARVNPNGGGIALGHPLGATGARLMTTLLHELERVGGRYGFQAMCEGGGQANVTVIERV